CAACCTGTCGCTGGGAGGCGACTACTTTGCCGGTATGGACACCGCCGTGGGAGATAGGGCTAAGGAACTCGGCTGGGAAGTGCAGTCATACAACGCTGATGGCGATGCTGACAAAGTCCTGACCGACACTCAAACCTGCCTGGCCACTGGCCCTGATGGCATTGTCTTCTCCGGCGCCTGGGTTAATGACTACCCGCAGGCCCTGGCCGATATTGACGACGCCGGCGTCCCGGTAGTACTGGTGGACCGGTTGACCACCACTGAGGTCTTCACTGCTTGGGTTGGCCCAGAGAACGAACGTATGGGCACCGAGGTTGGCAACTACTTGGCTGAGCAGCTGGGCGGTGGCGGCACGGCCGTCATCATCCGCGGTGGCCCGGACGACAACACCATTGGCATTGCCCGTACCACCGGCGCCAAGGCTGCTTTCGATGCCGCTGGCATCACAATCGAAGTTGCCTCCGACTTTGGCAACTGGAACGCTGACGACGGCAAGACCTCAATGGAAAACATGATCGCCAAGCTCGACGGAAAGATCGACGTGGTCTTCTGTGAGAACGACGATATGTGCCTGGGCGCTATGGCGGCCGCTAGCGATGCCGGCCTGGACAACATCATCATTGGTGGCATTGACGGTTCAGAAAAGGCCAAAGCGGAGATCGCCAAAGATGGCTCGAAGTACCTGGCGACCGGCTTCAACG
Above is a window of Micrococcales bacterium DNA encoding:
- a CDS encoding sugar ABC transporter substrate-binding protein: MRIKKLLTIGAAGLMALGLSATLAACGGDDTPAEKKADGGDAKTICMINLSLGGDYFAGMDTAVGDRAKELGWEVQSYNADGDADKVLTDTQTCLATGPDGIVFSGAWVNDYPQALADIDDAGVPVVLVDRLTTTEVFTAWVGPENERMGTEVGNYLAEQLGGGGTAVIIRGGPDDNTIGIARTTGAKAAFDAAGITIEVASDFGNWNADDGKTSMENMIAKLDGKIDVVFCENDDMCLGAMAAASDAGLDNIIIGGIDGSEKAKAEIAKDGSKYLATGFNDPFVIGKKGVDVLADIFNGVNVEKMQGIESPLITAANVNDYL